Within Schaalia sp. HMT-172, the genomic segment AGCGGTACCCGTCCCGGCCTCGGACCCTCTGGTCGCCGCCCGAGCAGAACGAATAGCCGCCGTCGCGCGCCGACGGCCCGTTGCCCGTCAGAATGACGGCCGCGACCGAGGAAGTCTGGCGCGCGTGGTCGAGCGCGCGGAACAGCTCGTCGACCGTGCCCGGGCGGAAGGCGTTGCGAATGTCGGGGCGATCGAAGGCGATGCGCACCACCGGCATGTCCGCGCCCTCGGGGCGTCCATCCGCCTCGGGTCCGCGCGAAATACCGCGGTGATACGTGATGTCGGAAAAGTCGAAGCCCTCGACCTCGCGCCAGCGGGTCGGGTCGAAGGTGTCGGAGACGAAGGGCAGAGCACTCATGCCTCGGATTCTAATCGACGAGGCCGGGGCGGGGAAGGCGCGAGGAAGCCCGGGTCCGCGCGTCGAGCGGGCGTCGTATCCGCCGTGACCTCGCGGCGTATCGGGCGGAGGAACCCGCAAGCTAACCGCACGGAATGAGGCGTGTCGGAAAGGGGAAAGGGCTTACGTTGACTAGTCACATTTGATGTGATGTATCATATAGCGCTATTTGCCAGGCGTTTGGTAAGGGGGAAGAGTCTGTCACTTCTTGATGGTTAGCGCAAAAGGGCCGTACAAGTGTCAGTGAGAACGAGTTGAGGATAAGCGCAGGTTGCGCGACAATGTTACCGACATGTAAGGAGGGGCCAATGAACGCATCGCAGCAGGCGGCGCTCATGCGCATCCCCATGCGCACGCTGAGCCGTCAAACGCGGTACGCCCTCGAAGGCGTCGACGACATCTTGGTGTACAAGGTAGCGATGACCACACGCTTCCGTGGCGTGACTCGCCGCGAGGGACTCCTTCTGCACGGCCACGCCGGATGGGGCGAAGCGGCCCCCTTCTGGAACTACGACGACGCCGAGTCCTCGCGCTGGCTGGCCGCCGCCCTCGAGTCGGCGCGCCGCTTCCCGCCGGTGCCCCGGCGTAAGTACGTGCCCGTCAACGTCACGATTCCCGTGATCGCCCCCGAGGATGCCTACGAGCGTGTCAAAGCCTCGGGCGGGTGCGCGACCGCGAAAATCAAGGTCGCCGAACCCGGCGTGAGCATCTCGCGCGACTGTGCGCGCATCGCCGCCGTCGCCGACGCGCTGCGTCAAACCGTCGGCGGGCAAGCCACGATCCGCCTGGACGCCAACGGCGCCTGGGAAGTGGACGAGGCACGCGCCGTGATCCCCGCCCTCGTCGAGGCGGCCGGAGTGGTTCCCATCGAATACGTCGAACAACCCTGCCTGACGGTGGACGAACTGGCCCAGGTGCGCCGCAGCGTCGACGTGCCCATCGCCGCCGACGAGTCCATCCGCCGCGCCGAAGACCCCTTGGAGGTGGCCCGCAAGGAGGCCGCCGACGTCGTCATCATCAAGGTCGCGCCCCTGGGCGGCGTCCGCTCCGCCCTGCGGGTCGCCCGCAAGAGCGGCCTCGGCGTCGTCGTCTCCTCCGCGCTCGAAACCTCCGTGGGCCTGTCCGTGGGCGTCGCCGCCGCCGCGGCGGTCCCCGGCATTCCGCGCGCCGCGGGGCTGGCCACGGCCTCGTTGCTCGTCGCAGACGTTACCACCCCGCTCGTGCCCGAACGCGGCCGGCTGCCCGTGGGGCGCCTCGAGCCTGACCTGGAGCTCATTGACCGGAGCCCCGGCGACTCTGACCTCGCGTCCCGGTGGGGGATGCGCCTCGAAGGCATGGCTGAGCACCTGGGGGCGGGCGCCCGGTAGGCTGGGCGCATGCCCTCCGTCGATACCGCACGCGCGATCCTGTCCACCCTGGACGCCCTGGGCGTCACCCACGTCCTGTACTGCCCCGGCTCGCGCAGCGCACCCTTCGCCTACGCCCTCGAATCGGGGGCCTTCGGAGGGCAGGCGCGAGCCGTCCTCGACGAGCGTGGCGCCGGCTTCGCCGCCGTCGGCCTGGCCCGCACCGGCGCGCTGCCCGTCGTCATCGTCACCTCTGGAACCGCCGTCGCCGAACTGGCACCCGCCGTCCTGGAGGCCTCCCACGCCCGCCTGCCCCTCCTCGTCGTGAGCGCCGACCGGCCCGGCGAGCTCCGAGGCGTCGGCGCCTCGCAGGCGACCGACCAGGCCCGCCTCTTCAACACCCACGCCCGAGCCTGCGTCGACCTGGAGCCGCAGGAACCCTCGCCTCGCCTGGTCGGCCAACTCTCGCGCGCGCTCGCCGCCGCCACCGGCGCCCCCACGGGCACGCCCGGCCCGGTCCAACTCAACGTCGCCTTCCGCGACCCCCTCACGCCCCAGGCGCCCGCCCCCAGTGAAGGCGGCCTCACCGGCGACGAGGCCCCGGCCTCGTTCGTCCCACGCCCGACCCGGGTGCTCCCCGCCCGCCCCGCCCCCTCGCGATGGGAGGACATCGTCGGCCAGGCTCGCGCCGGCCTCATCGTCGCGGGCGAGGGCGCCTCGCCGCGGGCCGCACACTGGTCGCGGGCCTCGGGCTTCCCTCTCCTGGCCGAACCAGCCTCCGGGGCGTGGGCCCTCGGCGGCGTCACCCCCTTCGAGCAGGCCATCGTCTCCTCCGACCTCGCGCGCCAGGTCGACACCGTCGTCGTCACCGGGCGCCCGACCCTGTCGCGCCCCATCCACGCGCTCCTCGCACGCCCCGACGTGCGCGTCGTCGTCGCGGACCCCTGCGCGCCCTGGGTGGACATCTCGGGCAACGCGACCACGGTCGTCGCCGACCTTCAAGCCCCCGAGGGCCCGGTGCCGGGCCGCCTGGCCGACTGGTCGATGAGCGTCCAGGCCCTCTCCACAGGCGCCGGGGCGCGCATCGACCAGATCCTCGCCCGCGAGTCCGGGCGCACGATGATCGATCTGGCGCGCGCCGTCGCCTCCGCCACGTCCGGCCCGCTCGTGCTCGGCGCTTCCAACCCCGTGCGCGCCTTCGACCTGGGCGTCGCCTCCCTGTCCGGGCGCCTCGTGTACTCCAATCGAGGCCAGGCCGGCATCGACGGGACCGTCGCCACCGCGGTCGGCGTGGCCCTTGGGCTCGGCGCCGTCGCCCACCCTGACGAGGCCTCGGCCCCCGGATCCCCTCGGGGCGGGAAAGCAGCGGAGCCGGCCCATGCCCCGCGCGTCACCGTCGTCATGGGTGACCTGACGCTGTGCCACGACGCATCCTCCCTCGCGCTCGCCGCGGCCACGGGAGCCCAGCTCGACATCGTCCTCGCCGACGACTCCGGCGGCGGCATCTTCGCCACCCTCGAACACGGGCGCGCCACCACCCCCGAGGCCTACGACCGCTGGTTCGGCGTCGCCCAAAACGTCAACTACGAGGCGCTCGCCGCCGCCTACGGCGTCGGTTTCGCGCGCGCCACCCACCCGCGCGAACTCGCCGCAATCCTCGCAGCCCCCGCGGCGGGACCCCGCCTCATCCACGCGCCCGTCGAACGGGCCGCGCACCTGTACACGGCCCTGCGCGGCGCGGCATGTTGACGGGCGCGGCGAACTGACGGGTGCGGCTTGCCGGTGGGCGCGGCATGTTGACGGGTGCGGCGAACTGACGGGTGCGGCGTGCCGGTGGGTGCGGCGTGTTGACGGGCGTGGCGAACTGACGGGTGCGGCGTGCCGGTGGGCGCGGCGTGTTGACGGGTGCGGCGTGCCGGTGGGTGCGGTCACGGTTTTCAGGGAACTCACAGGGAGCTTCCAGTGCGCCTTGGAGGAAACGACGCATACTGGTGAACAACTTATGAACTGACACCAGAGGACACCATGAACGAGTCTCAGATTCCCGCCTCCGGCGCCGCGGCGGCGCCCGACATTCCGCCCGCAACCCCGGCGACGGAGAACCCCGCCCCCTCCGCACAGGACACCCCAGCGGCCGACGGCACCTACTCCGCTCCCACGGGCGAACCCTACGGCGGATACGCGGCCCCGGCCTCGTCCGAGGCGGTCGCTCCCACGGTCATCGTGACCAAGAAGGGCCCGGGCTGGGGAGCGCTCCTGGGCGCGATGCTCCTGACGGTCGGCCTGACCCTGGGTGCGCTCTTCTACGTGCGCCCCGCGATGCTGCGAGCCTCCACGCCGACGAACCTCAACGGCGGCACCGTCGCAACCGTCCCCGCCTCCTCCGACGCCACCGACTGGACCGCCGTCGCCTCCGCCGTCTCCCCGGCCGTCGTCACCATCCAGGCGCAAGGCGCCTCGTCCGGCAGTACTGGCTCCGGCGTCATCTACGACGCCCAGGGCGACATCGTCACCAACTACCACGTCATCTCCTCCGTGCTCACCGGCGGGCAAATCCAAGTCACCCTGGCGGACGGGCGACTCTACGCCGCGCGCATCGTCGGCCACGACAAGACGACGGACCTGGCGGTCATCCGCCTCGACAACCCGCCCGAGGACCTGACCGTCGCCCGCTTCGCGACCTCCTCAACCCTCCAGGTCGGCGCACCCGTCATGGCGATCGGCGCGCCACTGGGCCTGTCCAACACGGTCACGACCGGCATCGTCTCCGCCTTGAACCGCCCCGTCGAGGTGTCCATGGACGAGGACTCCACCTCCCAGGACCAGACGCAGGCGTCCTCCGACCTGGTCATCACCAACGCCATCCAGATCGACGCCTCGATCAACCCCGGCAATTCCGGCGGCCCGCTCTTCGACGCGACCGGCGCCGTCGTCGGCATCAACTCCTCGATCAAGTCCCTGGCGACCTCCTCCGACGGGCAGGCCGGCTCCATCGGCCTGGGCTTCGCGATCCCCTCCGACCTGGTCGTCTCTGTTGCCGACCAGCTGATCGCCTCCGGCTCAGCCTCCCACGGTATGCTCGGCGTCACCGTCAAAGCCGCCACCGCCACCGTCGGCTCCGACACCTACGTCGGCGCCGAAATCCAGGAGGTCACCTCCGGGTCGGGGGCCGCCATCGCCGGACTGCGAGTCGGGGACGTGATCCTCACCGTCGAAGGGCAGGAAGTCACCAGCCCGAAACAGCTCGTCGGCTACGTGCGCCGCTACCGCGCCGGCGACACCGTCACCATGACGATCGAGCGTGATGGCGCCACACAGGACGTGTCGGTCACGATCCAGTAAAGGGGGTGTGGCCTGTGGCGGCGAGTGCGTCCGTTGAGGCGTGACGTGAGTGCCCGTGGCGGCGAGTGTGCCCGTGGCGGCGAGAGCGTCCGTTGAGGCGTGACGTGAGTGCCCGTGGCGGCGTGTGTGCCCGTGGCGGCGTGACGTGAGTGCCGCGCGCTGACCAGGCCCGCCGCCCCTGCGAGGGGCGGCGGGCCTGTGCGCGTGAAGAACGAGGGCAATGCTGAGGAGTGGTTGGATGGGGAGGCCGCGAAGATTCCAGCGGTGTACATCTCTAAGGCCAAACAGGCCGGGCCTCTGCATCCGCGATGAGGGGAGGAATGGTGGCGCTTCATAGTCGGCTGTGGGTGGAGGCGTGTTGTGCCGCCTGATCCGTGAGTTCTCGACCCGGGGACCATCGATCACCTCCGCCGCAACGCGGCCATGGCCTTGTGCGATCACCCAGCATCCACACCAGCCTCGGCGGCAAATCCCCCACCGAATGCGAACTACACCAAGCGGCCTGGACGGCAGTCGAATAAACAAACCGTCAACGACTTGCGCACAGGCCCGGGCCTCCAAATCGACGAGCAGATCACACCGGTCGCAACGCTGCCTCGAAGCAGAGCAGCAGCGGGTCGTGCAGAGACACCGCCCTAGCTGCTGGAAGGCCGATAGGGTGCAAGTTCGCTTATCAGCAAGGGCCTCGATCTCTACCCGCAACCCCTGACCAGCACCCGGTCCCCCAGACTCAACTTGGAAGAGCCTTATTAAGCTATCCGGATGTTGGTTACCTATCCGGATGTTGGGGCGGGGTGTGGCCTGTGGCGTTGCATGTGGATAGGAACCGCGTATCTGGATAGGAACCGCGTATCTGGATAGGAACGACTGATCTGGATAGGTTATTTCGCTATCCGGATGTTGGTTACCTATCCGGATGTTGGTAACCTATCCGGATGTTGCTTACCTATCCGGATGTTGGGGCGGGGTGTGGCCTGTGGCGTTGCATGTGGATAGGAACCGCGTATCTGGATAGGAACGACTTATCTGGATAGGAACGACGTATCTGGATAGGTTATTAAGCTATCCGGATGTTGGTTACCTATCCGGATGTTGGTAACCTATCCGGATGTTGCTTACCTATCCGGATGTTGGGGCGGGGTGTGGCCTGTGGCGTTGCATGTGGATAGGAACCGCGTATCTGGATAGGAACCGCGTATCTGGATAGGAACGACGTATCTGGATAGGTTATTTAGCTATCCGGATGTTGGTTACCTATCCGCGTGATGGCCGAATCTGCTGCGTCTGGGAGCCTGTCAATCTCTCTGGGCTCAGGCTTGTGTTGTAGGCACTTCGTTGAGGGGGTGCGCGTGCCTGCGGAACGTGGGGCGCCCGTGACGAGAGCTCGTCGTCGTTTGACACCTAAGTATCGTCGTGATGGTGTGAGGCCGGTGCCGGACATGGGCTCGACGATCGCATTTATGGCTGGGGATTGAGGGCTGGGCGAATCGGCGGTGAGCGGGTAGATCGCACTCGAACGCGACAGACCCCCAGACGACGACCGAGCGTCCCGCCGGCCTCAGACCCCGAGGGCGTCCAGGAGCGGACGCATCTTCGCTTCCGTCTCGGTCAACTCCAAGTCGGGGTCTGAATCCGGCATGATGCCGGCCCCGGCAAACAGGCGCAGGCGCGTCCCCGACGCCAGCCCGCAGCGCAGGGCGATCGCGAACTCGCCGTCGCCCGCCGTGTCCACCCAGCCCACCGGCCCCGAGTAGCGGCCGCGCTCGGTGTCCTCCAGCTCCTCAATGAGGCGCATCGCGGCGTCGCGCGGAGTGCCGCACACTGCCGCCGTCGGATGCAGCGCGGCCACCAGGTCCAGCAGGTGCGCCGCCCCCAAACGTGCGTGAATGTCAGTCGCCAGGTGCACGACGTTGGGAAGCGACAGCAGGAACGGGCCCTGCGCGCGCACGTCCAGGCACAGGCGCTCCAGGATGGAGGACACCGACTCCGACGCCAACTCGTGCTCGCGCAGGTCCTTCGCACTCGACGCCAAGGCCTGCCCCTCGCCGGGCTTACACGTGCCAGCCAGGACGCGCGACGACGCGGTCCCGCAGGCGGCAGCGATCAGCATCTCCGGAGACGCCCCCACGAGCGAATCCACGCAAAACCGCCACGTCGACGGATACAGGTCGGTCAGGCGCTCCAGCAGGAAACGCTCATCGAAGCCCCGCGAGCACCGGATCGTCATGTCGCGCGCCATCACGGCCTTGTCGGCGGCGCCCTCGCGCAGGCGAGCCGCCATCGAGCGCACCGAATCGCGCCACTGGGTTCGCGACATCGACCCCTGCCCGAACGTCAGAGACTCCGGCACGCGGGGAGCGGGCCTCGCCTCGACCAGGGCAGCATCAACCGCCGCCAACGGATCCGGGGCCTGCCCGATGCCCGCCGTGATCGCCCAACGCGCCCCGGCCTCGTCGATCAGAGTCAGCGCCGGCACGAAGGCCACCGAGCGGGCGGGGGACCGGAACGCGAAGGACGCGAACAGGACGGGGGAGGGGGCGCCGCCGGTGGGGGACGAGGCCGTGGTGGCCTCCCCGGGGCGATGCGCGCCAGCGTATGGGGTGGGGGACGAGGCCGTGGTGGCCTCGCCGGTGCGTGCTGCGCCAGCGTACAGGACGGGGGAAGGAGCGTCGCCGGTGGCGGCTTGTCCGGGGCGATGCGCGCCAGCGGTCGGGGCGGAAGATGAGACGGGGGCAGCCTCCCACGCGCGGCGCACCTGCGCGATCACGTCCGGGGTTGCGGATTCGAGCGTCAGCGCCCGCCCGAGGCCCACCATCTGGCGGCGCTCACCCAACCACGCCGCGCCACCCGACGGCGGAAGCAGGGACGTCAGTGAGCAAGTAGACCCCGGGTGCTCGGGGGGTAGAACCAACGCCCGAAAAACAAGGCGTGAGCAACCAAAGTCGTCATGCATGGGTCCAATGGTAGGAGCAGGGGCGGCGGCGCGCGAAAAGACGTGGGAGGATTAACGCATGACAGAAGCCCCACGCGCCGACCTCACCAAGGTCCCCGAAGAGATTGCAACGATGTTCGACTCCGTCGCCACGCGTTACGACATGATGGACACGCTGATGACGGGCGGTTTGAACCATGTCTGGATGACCGCGCTGCGCAAGGCAGTCGCCCCCCACCCCGGCGAACGCATCCTCGACCTGGCCGCCGGCACCGGCGCGTCGGCCGCCTCCCTGGCCAAGGGTGGCGCCGAAGTCGTCGCCTGCGACCTGTCGGAGGGCATGATCGAGGTCGGACGCGAACGCCACCCCGAGCTCGAATTCGTCCACGGTAACGCCATGGACCTCGACTTCGAAGACGGCTCCTTCGACGCGGTCACCATCTCCTGGGGCCTGCGCAACATTCCCGATCCCGCGCTCGCGCTGCGCGAAATGGCCCGCGTCGTGCGTCCCCGTGGGCGCCTCGTGATCCTGGAGTTCTCCACCCCGCCCTCGCGCGCGTTCCGCAGCCTGTACAACGTCTACCAGAAGACGGTCATGCCGACGATGGCGCGCCTGGCCTCCACGAACGACGGGGCCTACGACTACCTCGTCGAGTCGATCCGCCAGTGGCCCGCGCAGGAGGAGATCGCGCGCATGGTGGCCGCCAATGGCTGGAGCGAGGTCGAATACCGCAACCTGACCGGCGGCATCGCCTGCATGCACCGCGCCGTCAAGCCGCTCCCGTAGTGTGACCAACGACGAGGCCGGGGCCCCTCCCGTGGGGTCCCGGCCTCTCGCGTTGGGTGCCGAAAGCGCGGCGCGCCCTCGGGGCTGGGTGGGCTCAGTGCCCGCGCGCTGGGTTATATTGCTGTGCAGTGCTGGTTGTTGGTGCGCGCGCCGCGGGTTTTCTGGGCGCCGAGCCTTGCGGTTCCTCTGGCGTCCTGCGCGCCGGTGGGGCCTTCGCGGCTGGTGTTGTTCGGTGCGTTGCTCTGATGCCCAGGTATGGCTCTCAACCAGTAATTTCGCATGCAATTTCCCCGCAACTCTTTCAAATCTTGAAATCAGATCGTTGGAATTGCAACGTTTTCAGACTTTATTGAAACTTCATCCAATCGAATTGCATGCGACTTTTCTAAGGCCATGCCTCGCTGCCGCCCGCGGGTGCCGTGGCTAGGCCCGTGTCTCGAAGCGCGCCCGTGCTCTCCAGTTCGAGTAACCGCTTGCGTGACAAGTGTTGCGAGTACGAGTAGGTGGGCGGGAATGAGGTCGGAAGGGCTTCGGCGCGAGCCCGTCCCGAGCGGGTGCGTCGGCCTCGTTTCGCGGCGGCCAGCCCTCGTCAGCGCTCGTGGAGGCGAGGTTGCCGCCAACATTTACGACAGGGAAACGTTGCGCAAATGGGGGTGGAGGGCGTGGCCCGCCCCGGCCTCGTTGCCCCAAAAGACGCCAAAAAGTGCGCTCGGTCGCCGAGGTGAGGGTGACCTAGCTAGGCTGGCACGCGGAATGAGGTGATGTGCACACCTCATCCGCCTTGCACACTCGCGCGGATGCACCCGCGCGCCCACACAACGGAGGAATGCCGTGGCATCCACCATGCCTAGCGACATGAGCGCTGACGTCGTCGTCGTCGGCGCAGGCCCGGGCGGGTCCTCCACCGCCTACCACCTGGCCAGAGCTGGCCTCGACGTCATCCTCCTCGAAAAAAGCCCCTTCCCGCGCGACAAAATCTGCGGCGACGGGCTCACCCCGGCCGCCGTCCACGAACTCATCGCGATGGGCGTGGACACCACCGGCTGGATGCGAAACCGCGGCCTGACCGTCATCGGTGGCGGCCACACCGTCCACATGGACTGGCCCGACCAGAAATCCCTGCCCGGCTACGGCATGACACGAGCCCGCGTGGACCTCGACCACGTGCTCGCGCGCCGCGCCGTCGAAGCCGGTGCCCGCCTCTACGAGGGCGTCACCGTCACGGGCGCGATCCAGGACGGCTCCGGCCGCGTCGTCGGCGTGACCGCCAAAACTGGCCGGGGCAAGGACGCCACCACCATCGAAGTGCGCGCCTCCATCACGGTTGACGCTGGGGGAGTGGCCGCCCGACTGGCCACCGGCCTCGGCCTCGAAAAGAAGATGAACCGCCCCATGGGTGTCGCAGCGCGTGCCTACTTCGCGAGCCCCCGCGGCGACGAAGAATGGATGGAATCCCACCTCGAACTATGGAGCGGGACCCCCGGCGCCTCCGACCTGCTGCCCGGCTACGGCTGGATCTTCCCCATGGGCGAGGGCATCGTCAACGTCGGCCTCGGCTCCGTCGCCTCGCGCGCCGGCGCCACCAACCTGCCCTACCGCGAGGTCTTCAAGGCCTGGACCGCGAACCTGCCCGAGGAATGGGGCTTCACCCCCGACAACCAAATCGGCCAGCTTCGCTCCGCCGCCCTGCCCATGAGCTTCAACCGCAAGCCCCACTACACCCAGGGCCTCGTCCTCGTCGGCGACGCCGGCGGCATGGTCTCCCCCTACAACGGCGAAGGCATCGCCCCCGCCATGAAGGCCGGACGCTACGCCGCCTCCTGCATCGCCCAGGCCCTGGCCCGCTCCCACCGCGCCGGCATCGACCGCGCCATGAGCGAATACCCCCACATGCTTCGCGACGAATACGGCGGCTACTACCAGCTCGGCCGCATCTTCGTCGCGCTCATCGAAAACCCGACGATCATGCGCACCTGCACGAACGTCGGGCTGCCCATCCCGCGCCTCATGACGCTCGTCCACAAACTCCTGTCGGACGGGTACGAGAGGACCGGAGGGGACTTCGACGACCAACTCATCACCATGCTGACCAAGGTGGTGCGCCCCGCATGACCACCATCACCCATAACCGGGAGGAACGATGACGAATCCCTACGTGCCGCTGCTCATCATGTCGGCAGCCGCCCTCGTACTGGCTTTCGGAGGCCTGGTCGCCTCCGCGATCCTGGGCCCCACCAAGAAGTCCACAACCAAGGCCGACAACTACGAGTGCGGCATCCAGCCGACCAGCGCTCACCTCACCGAGGGCCGCTTCCCGGTGCGCTACTACCTGGTCGCCATGACCTTCATCATCTTCGACATTGAAGTTGTGTTCATGTACCCGTGGGCCGTCAGCTTCAACCAGCTCGGCCTCTTCGGCCTGATCGTGATGATGAGCTTCCTGGTCACCCTCTGCGTCCCCTACGCCTACGAATGGCGACGCGGCGGCCTGGACTACTAATAGAGAAGTAAGGAAAGACAAGTGGGACTTGAAGAATCCCTGCCCGCGGGCATCGCGCTGACCAGCGTCGAAAAGGTCCTCGGGCTCGCACGCAAGTACAGCCAGTGGCCCGTCACCATGGGCCTGGCGTGCTGCGCCATCGAAATGATGGCCGCCGGTACCCCCCGTTTCGACATGGCGCGCTTCGGCCTCGAGGTCTTCCGCGCCTCGCCGCGTCACTCCGACATGATGATCGTGTCGGGGCGCGTGTCGCACA encodes:
- a CDS encoding o-succinylbenzoate synthase — protein: MNASQQAALMRIPMRTLSRQTRYALEGVDDILVYKVAMTTRFRGVTRREGLLLHGHAGWGEAAPFWNYDDAESSRWLAAALESARRFPPVPRRKYVPVNVTIPVIAPEDAYERVKASGGCATAKIKVAEPGVSISRDCARIAAVADALRQTVGGQATIRLDANGAWEVDEARAVIPALVEAAGVVPIEYVEQPCLTVDELAQVRRSVDVPIAADESIRRAEDPLEVARKEAADVVIIKVAPLGGVRSALRVARKSGLGVVVSSALETSVGLSVGVAAAAAVPGIPRAAGLATASLLVADVTTPLVPERGRLPVGRLEPDLELIDRSPGDSDLASRWGMRLEGMAEHLGAGAR
- the menD gene encoding 2-succinyl-5-enolpyruvyl-6-hydroxy-3-cyclohexene-1-carboxylic-acid synthase, which codes for MPSVDTARAILSTLDALGVTHVLYCPGSRSAPFAYALESGAFGGQARAVLDERGAGFAAVGLARTGALPVVIVTSGTAVAELAPAVLEASHARLPLLVVSADRPGELRGVGASQATDQARLFNTHARACVDLEPQEPSPRLVGQLSRALAAATGAPTGTPGPVQLNVAFRDPLTPQAPAPSEGGLTGDEAPASFVPRPTRVLPARPAPSRWEDIVGQARAGLIVAGEGASPRAAHWSRASGFPLLAEPASGAWALGGVTPFEQAIVSSDLARQVDTVVVTGRPTLSRPIHALLARPDVRVVVADPCAPWVDISGNATTVVADLQAPEGPVPGRLADWSMSVQALSTGAGARIDQILARESGRTMIDLARAVASATSGPLVLGASNPVRAFDLGVASLSGRLVYSNRGQAGIDGTVATAVGVALGLGAVAHPDEASAPGSPRGGKAAEPAHAPRVTVVMGDLTLCHDASSLALAAATGAQLDIVLADDSGGGIFATLEHGRATTPEAYDRWFGVAQNVNYEALAAAYGVGFARATHPRELAAILAAPAAGPRLIHAPVERAAHLYTALRGAAC
- a CDS encoding S1C family serine protease — its product is MNESQIPASGAAAAPDIPPATPATENPAPSAQDTPAADGTYSAPTGEPYGGYAAPASSEAVAPTVIVTKKGPGWGALLGAMLLTVGLTLGALFYVRPAMLRASTPTNLNGGTVATVPASSDATDWTAVASAVSPAVVTIQAQGASSGSTGSGVIYDAQGDIVTNYHVISSVLTGGQIQVTLADGRLYAARIVGHDKTTDLAVIRLDNPPEDLTVARFATSSTLQVGAPVMAIGAPLGLSNTVTTGIVSALNRPVEVSMDEDSTSQDQTQASSDLVITNAIQIDASINPGNSGGPLFDATGAVVGINSSIKSLATSSDGQAGSIGLGFAIPSDLVVSVADQLIASGSASHGMLGVTVKAATATVGSDTYVGAEIQEVTSGSGAAIAGLRVGDVILTVEGQEVTSPKQLVGYVRRYRAGDTVTMTIERDGATQDVSVTIQ
- a CDS encoding isochorismate synthase MenF — its product is MVGLGRALTLESATPDVIAQVRRAWEAAPVSSSAPTAGAHRPGQAATGDAPSPVLYAGAARTGEATTASSPTPYAGAHRPGEATTASSPTGGAPSPVLFASFAFRSPARSVAFVPALTLIDEAGARWAITAGIGQAPDPLAAVDAALVEARPAPRVPESLTFGQGSMSRTQWRDSVRSMAARLREGAADKAVMARDMTIRCSRGFDERFLLERLTDLYPSTWRFCVDSLVGASPEMLIAAACGTASSRVLAGTCKPGEGQALASSAKDLREHELASESVSSILERLCLDVRAQGPFLLSLPNVVHLATDIHARLGAAHLLDLVAALHPTAAVCGTPRDAAMRLIEELEDTERGRYSGPVGWVDTAGDGEFAIALRCGLASGTRLRLFAGAGIMPDSDPDLELTETEAKMRPLLDALGV
- a CDS encoding class I SAM-dependent methyltransferase; amino-acid sequence: MTEAPRADLTKVPEEIATMFDSVATRYDMMDTLMTGGLNHVWMTALRKAVAPHPGERILDLAAGTGASAASLAKGGAEVVACDLSEGMIEVGRERHPELEFVHGNAMDLDFEDGSFDAVTISWGLRNIPDPALALREMARVVRPRGRLVILEFSTPPSRAFRSLYNVYQKTVMPTMARLASTNDGAYDYLVESIRQWPAQEEIARMVAANGWSEVEYRNLTGGIACMHRAVKPLP
- a CDS encoding geranylgeranyl reductase family protein: MASTMPSDMSADVVVVGAGPGGSSTAYHLARAGLDVILLEKSPFPRDKICGDGLTPAAVHELIAMGVDTTGWMRNRGLTVIGGGHTVHMDWPDQKSLPGYGMTRARVDLDHVLARRAVEAGARLYEGVTVTGAIQDGSGRVVGVTAKTGRGKDATTIEVRASITVDAGGVAARLATGLGLEKKMNRPMGVAARAYFASPRGDEEWMESHLELWSGTPGASDLLPGYGWIFPMGEGIVNVGLGSVASRAGATNLPYREVFKAWTANLPEEWGFTPDNQIGQLRSAALPMSFNRKPHYTQGLVLVGDAGGMVSPYNGEGIAPAMKAGRYAASCIAQALARSHRAGIDRAMSEYPHMLRDEYGGYYQLGRIFVALIENPTIMRTCTNVGLPIPRLMTLVHKLLSDGYERTGGDFDDQLITMLTKVVRPA
- a CDS encoding NADH-quinone oxidoreductase subunit A; the encoded protein is MTNPYVPLLIMSAAALVLAFGGLVASAILGPTKKSTTKADNYECGIQPTSAHLTEGRFPVRYYLVAMTFIIFDIEVVFMYPWAVSFNQLGLFGLIVMMSFLVTLCVPYAYEWRRGGLDY